The following DNA comes from Amycolatopsis solani.
GGCTCCGGCAGCAGGAACTGCTCCAGCAGCCGGTCGAGGCGCTCGTGCGAGATGACCGTGCTGGGGACGCCGTGCCGCCGCGCCCAGCCACCCATCCCCCGCAGCGTCAGCCGGTCCGAGACCTCCAGCCGGTCCGGCTCGAGTCTTCGCAGCACCGCGCGGACCCGGTGGGGGTCGACCGCGCGGTACCCGCCGGTGCCCGGGATCTTGGGCGCCGGCAGTGAAAACCGCCGCACGCCGGTCGGCAGGACCTCGTCGGCGTACCGGGTGCCGGGCACCACGAGCGTCACCCGGTGGCCGCTCGCGACGTAGCCGGCGCCGAGGTGGTGCAGTGCCGTACGGAGGCCGCCCGAGCGCGGCCCGTAGAAGTTCGCGAGCTGGACGATGTGCATGTCAGGCCGCGCGGACGGCCCGCACCCGCACGGCTTCGTAGTGCCCCATCAGCTCGTGGCAGACGGCGGGCCAGGTCCGGCCGAGCACCACCTTGCGCGCCTTCTCGCCGAGCCTCGCCCGCAGCGCCGCGTCGCGCAGGGCGTCGACCTTCTCGACCAGCGCAGGCCCGAACAGCTCGCGGTCCGCGGGCAGCAGGTAGCCGGTGCGGCCGGGCAGGACGAGGTCCTTCGGGCCGCCCGCGTCCGGGGCGAGCACGGGCAGGCCGGACGCCATCGCTTCCTGCACGGCCTGGCAGAACGTCTCGTGCGGGCCGGTGTGGACGAAGACGTCGAAGCTCGCGTACGCCCTGGAGAGCTCGTCGCCGTACTTGGCGCCGAGGAAGGCCGCGCCGGGCAGCTGCTCCTTCAGCGCGGGCAGCTCGGGCCCGTCGCCGACGACGACCACCCGGATCCCGGGCACCCCGGCCAGCGCGGCCAGCCGGTCGACCTCCTTTTCGGGCGCCAGCCTGCCGACGAACCCGACGAGCAGCTCGCCGTCCGGCGCCAGCTCGGCCCGCAGCGCCGCGTCGGCGTGCGACGGCGAGAAGCGGTCGATGTCGACGCCCCGCGCCCACCGGTGCACCCGCGGGACGCCGTGCAGCTCCAGCTGCGCGACCGAGTCGCTGGACGGGGCGAGGGTCCGGTCGGCGCGCGAGTGCAGCCGCCGCACCCACCGCCACGCGGCGCGGGCGGCGATGCCGAAGCCGTACGCGGCCGCGAACCCGGCGATGTCGGTCTGGTAGACGGCGATCGACGGCACGCGCAGCCGCCGCGCCGCCGCCAGCCCCCTCGCGCCGACGACGAACGGCGACGCCAGGTGCACGACGTCCGGCCCGAACGCGGTGAGCGCGTTCAGCACCGTGCGCGTCGGCACGCCGATCGGCAGGGAGTTCACGCCGGGGAAGTCCAGCGCGGGGATCCGGACGACCGGGGCGCCGCGGTAGGAGTCCGGGCCCGGGCCGGGGGCGATGATCAGCACGTCGTGGGCGCGTTCGCGCAGGTGCTCGACGACCCGCAGGACGGAGTTGGTCACGCCGTTCACCTGGGGCAGGAAACTTTCGGTGACTATGGCGACTCGCACGTCTTGGACGATCGCACCCGATACTGGCGACGGCGTGACACGGCGGCCAACGCTGCCGGAACAGATCGGCTACGACATGTCATCTCAAGGTCGTGTCCCGGAAACCAGCGGGGCCCAGACTAAGCAGGCATGACCCTCTTGTCCTCCCGGCCGCCGCGGCCCGTCGAGCCCGGCCTGCTGTCGAGGGCGCTCGAAGTGGCCGGACGGCTGGCCAACGACGCCACCGACGTGATCACCGCGACCGCCGGCCGCGGCGCCCACCCCTCGACGCTGGATTCGCCGTTCGACTGGGTCACCGACACCGACCGCATCCTGGAGCGGCACACGCGGCGCGTGCTGACAGCGGAGTTCCCGGGCATCCCGGTGGTCGGCCACGAGTTCGGCGCCGACCACGGCGCGGACGTCGCCGAGTACCGCTGGGTGGTGGACTCGGTGGACGGGACGGCGAACTACGTGGCCGGGGTGCCCTGGTGCGCGTACAGCCTGGCGCTGGTGGACGCGGCCGGACCGGTGGTGGGGGTGGTCGCGGACCCGTACCGCGCCCAGATCTACGCCGCGGCGCGCGGACGAGGGGCCCGCGCGAACGGCAAGCCGGTCCAGCTGACCGACCGCTGCGTCACGGCAGGGGCGCTGGTGTGCACGGAGTTCGCCCGGCGCGGCCCGTGGCCGGGAATGGGCGGCTTCATCGAGCGAGCCGCGGCGGCGCACGCGGGCGTCCGGGTACTGGGGTCGGCGGCGCTGTCGATCGCGCAGGTCGCGCTGGGTCACGCGGCCGCGGCGGTGCTGCACAGCTACCACGAGTGGGACGTGGCGGGCTCGGTGGCGATGGCGATCGAGGCGGGCGCGGTGGTGCTGGACCGGCACGGGGAGGACACGGCGCTCCCGACGGACGGCCTCCTGGTGGCGGCGCCGGGGGTGGCCGACGAGGTGCTGGGCTGGTGGCAGGAGACGGTCGAGCCGGCCTGAAGATCCGATGAGCTGAAGGGCGCTTTCATGGTGCGCGGGCTCCGGCAAAGTCGGAGCCGACGCGGCGGATCGTTGCGTCGGCGGGCTCGCCTGAAGTCTTGAATGAGTCATTCAGGTCGCCGGAGGTCCTGAATGACTCATTCAAGACTTCCCGGGCAGGGCTCCGGCAAAGTCGCCGGCCTCGGCTCGCTTCACCGCTGGCAGGGAGGGTGGGCAGTTCGAGCGAGGTCGCGAATGAGTCATTGGCGGCCTCGGAGGTCCCGAATGAGTCATTCGCGACGCCGCCTTCGGCAAGCCGCTCGGTGCGCGGGATGGTCCGACCTGCCACGTCGGGTGCCTGTCGGCGGCGCCGACAGGCACCCGAGCTGCTCCGCGACCCGGGATCGTCAGTACGTGCTGCGGGCGGTCACCCGTCAGGTCGGCGCCACTCCGCCACGCGGCCGAGGCCGGGCGCCTGGCACCTGACGCGGGTAAACGACTTGCCCGCGCTGTGACGATCGATCCATGCCCACCCTGCGCACCCCGCGGCTCACGCTCGTCCCCCTCGCCGACGAGCACCTCGACCTGGAGTACGAACTCGACTCCGATCCCGAGGTCATGCGCTACCTCACCGGCCGGGCCTCGACCCGCGCCGAGGTCGAGCGGGCGCACCGGCGGCGGATCGAAACCGCACCCGGGTTCGGCTTCTGGATGGGCTTCGCGAACGACGACTTCGTCGGCTGGTGGATCCTGCGCCCGCCGCACGGGCCCGACCAGCCCGACGTCGAAGGCGAAGCCGAGCTCGGGTACCGCCTGCTGCGGCGGCAATGGCGGCAGGGGTACGCGCGCGAAGGCTCGCTCGAGCTGATCAGGTACGGGTTCGAAGTGCTCGGCCTGGACCGGATCTTCGCCCAGACCATGGCGGTCAACACCCCGTCCCGCGCGACGATGGCCTCGGCCGGGCTCACCTTCGCGCGCGCCTTCACCTCGGCCGCCGGCTACGAAGACGTGATCGACGGCGCCGAGCAGGGGGAAGTCGAGTACGAGATCACGCGGGAACGGTGGCTCGCTTGTTCACCCGGCGGATCCACCACAGCAGCGGCCCCGCCACCAGCCACGTGAAGAACACGAAGCTCCCCAGCGGCAGCAGCGTCAACGTCGCCGAGCGGCCGGCCACCCGGGCCAGCTCCGGGTCGGACGCGTCGTACTCGATGCGGACCAGCTGCCCCGCGGCGAGGCCGTCCGGGTAGAGGACGCCGTTCGCCGGGCTGTGGACGATGCCGTCCGGGGTTTCGAAGTGGATGATCGTGCGGTCGAACGCCACCGAGTCGACCGTCGCCGTCGCCGTGCCGAGCTGGGCGGAGATCGCGCCGTCGTTGCGGATCGCCGCGAACAGCAAGCACACGCACATCACGGTGAGGAGCGAGGCGACGCCGAGGGTGGCCCACCACCCGACGCGCCTCGCCCGCTCACCTCTCGTGCTCACGCCGCGAGCGTAGCGGTCTCGCTCAGTGCGCGTGTTCCGTGGCGAGCAACCGGTGGTTCGCCTGGATCTGGTCGAACGACTTGGGCTTCACCGAGGCCGAGCGAGCGGCGAAAACCGCGGCACCGTTCGGACCCACGGACGGCTTGCCCGCGGTGTACAGCCAGGTCTGGAACAGGTCGTGCAGCGGCTTGCCCGAGATCTTCTCCGCCAGCGCGATGAACTCCAGGATCCGGCCGTCCTTGCCACCCTTCTGGACCTGCCACGTCTGCAGGATCTTGAAGAACGCCTCGTCGCCGACGGCGGTCCGCAGCGCCTGCAGCGTCAGCGCGCCGCGGTCGTACACGGC
Coding sequences within:
- a CDS encoding inositol monophosphatase family protein — its product is MTLLSSRPPRPVEPGLLSRALEVAGRLANDATDVITATAGRGAHPSTLDSPFDWVTDTDRILERHTRRVLTAEFPGIPVVGHEFGADHGADVAEYRWVVDSVDGTANYVAGVPWCAYSLALVDAAGPVVGVVADPYRAQIYAAARGRGARANGKPVQLTDRCVTAGALVCTEFARRGPWPGMGGFIERAAAAHAGVRVLGSAALSIAQVALGHAAAAVLHSYHEWDVAGSVAMAIEAGAVVLDRHGEDTALPTDGLLVAAPGVADEVLGWWQETVEPA
- a CDS encoding DUF3592 domain-containing protein, giving the protein MSTRGERARRVGWWATLGVASLLTVMCVCLLFAAIRNDGAISAQLGTATATVDSVAFDRTIIHFETPDGIVHSPANGVLYPDGLAAGQLVRIEYDASDPELARVAGRSATLTLLPLGSFVFFTWLVAGPLLWWIRRVNKRATVPA
- a CDS encoding GNAT family N-acetyltransferase, translated to MPTLRTPRLTLVPLADEHLDLEYELDSDPEVMRYLTGRASTRAEVERAHRRRIETAPGFGFWMGFANDDFVGWWILRPPHGPDQPDVEGEAELGYRLLRRQWRQGYAREGSLELIRYGFEVLGLDRIFAQTMAVNTPSRATMASAGLTFARAFTSAAGYEDVIDGAEQGEVEYEITRERWLACSPGGSTTAAAPPPAT
- a CDS encoding glycosyltransferase family 4 protein, which translates into the protein MTNSVLRVVEHLRERAHDVLIIAPGPGPDSYRGAPVVRIPALDFPGVNSLPIGVPTRTVLNALTAFGPDVVHLASPFVVGARGLAAARRLRVPSIAVYQTDIAGFAAAYGFGIAARAAWRWVRRLHSRADRTLAPSSDSVAQLELHGVPRVHRWARGVDIDRFSPSHADAALRAELAPDGELLVGFVGRLAPEKEVDRLAALAGVPGIRVVVVGDGPELPALKEQLPGAAFLGAKYGDELSRAYASFDVFVHTGPHETFCQAVQEAMASGLPVLAPDAGGPKDLVLPGRTGYLLPADRELFGPALVEKVDALRDAALRARLGEKARKVVLGRTWPAVCHELMGHYEAVRVRAVRAA